In the Mesorhizobium huakuii genome, AGCGGGTCGTTGGTCCGGATGCTGGCAGTTGAGCCTCTCTGGTCTTGAGCCAAACGGCGAATGCCGCGAAATGCACGAGTTGCCGGCCCCGCACCTCAAGTATCGCAAAGAGGGCGAGCGGCGCTGGTGCGCGCAACACTCCGGCCAAAACTTGCCTGAAGCGGACGCCCGAGTTGAGCTGTCGCGTCGAAGGAATTGCAGATGACGCGTCATGACGTTGCGCTCGACGACAAATTCGACCTTTCCAAGGAGCGCATCTTCCTGTCGGGCGCGCAGGCGGTCGTGCGTATGCTCCTCATGCAGCGCGAGCGCGATCGCCGCGCGGGGCTTAACACCGCCGGCTTCGTTTCGGGCTATCGCGGCTCGCCGCTCGGCGGTCTCGACCTCCAGCTCTGGAAGGCCAAACGGCAGCTTGCCGACGCCAGCATCGTTTTCCAGCCCGGGCTGAACGAGGAACTGGCCGCTACGGCCTGCTGGGGTACGCAGCAGACGGAACTGCTCGGCGAAGGCAAATATGACGGCGTTTTTTCGATCTGGTACGGCAAGGGTCCGGGCGTCGACCGCTCCGGCGACGTTTTTCGCCACGCCAATCTCGCCGGATCGTCCAGGTATGGCGGTGTGCTCGCCCTGATGGGCGACGACCACATGGCGGAATCATCCAGCAACGCGCACGCCACCGAGTTCGTGTTCGTCGATACCATGATCCCAATCCTCAATCCGGCGGGCGTGCAGGAACTGATCGAATACGGCCTTTACGGCTACGCCATGTCGCGCTTCGCCGGTACCTGGGCGGCGATCAAATGCGTCAAGGACAATATCGAATCGACGGCTTCGGTGGATGCGTCGCTCGACCGGCTGAACATCATCATCCCCGAGTTCGACATGCCGCCCAGCGGTTTGAATATCCGCCACGAGCTCGACCAGCTCGGCCAGGAAGCGCGTCTGCACGAACACAAGCGTGCCGCAGCGGCGGCCTTCATCAAGGCCAATGATCTCAATCGAATCGTCTATTCGGGCGGCCGAAATCCGAAGATCGGCATCATCACCATCGGCAAGAGCTATCTTGACGTACGCCAGGCGCTGGAGGATATCGGCGTCGACGAAGCCCGCGCCAACCAGCTCGGCGTGCGGCTGTTCAAGATAGGCTGCCCGTGGCCGCTCGACTTCGAGCACATTGCGGATTTCGTGCGTGGCCTGGAGAAGGTGATCGTCGTCGAGGAGAAGCGCTCGCTGATCGAAGTCCAGCTGCGCGAGAGCCTCTACAACACGGCCATGCAGCCCATGGTGATTGGCAAGAAGGACGAGCGCGGCGGCTGGCTTTTCCCGGCCAAGGGTTCCCTCGACCCTAATGATATCGCGATCGCGCTCGGCGAGCGCATCGTCGAGACGATCGGACCGTCGGAGGAGATTTCTGCACGGGTCGCTCGGCTAAAGCAGTTCCAGGCGATGCTTGCCGACAAGAAGGACATTGGCGCGCGCACGCCATTCTTCTGCTCCGGCTGCCCGCACAATTCCTCGACCAAAGTGCCGGAAGGCTCGATTGCCACCGCCGGCATCGGCTGCCATTTCATGGCGCTGTGGATGGACCGCTCCACGGTCGGCTTCACCGCGATGGGCGGGGAGGGCGCGCAATGGGTCGGCCAGGCGCCGTTCTCGACGCGCGAGCACATCTTCCAGAACCTCGGCGACGGCACCTATAACCATTCCGGCTCGCTGGCGCTGCGCTTCGCGCTCGCCTCGGGCGCGAACATCACCTATAAGATCCTCTACAACGACGCCGTCGCTATGACTGGTGGCCAGCCGCTCGAAGGCAATCTGACCGTCGACATGATCGCGAGCCAGGTGCACGCCGAGGGCGTCGAGCGCATCGCTATCGTCACCGACGAACCCCGCAAGTATGCCGCCGCCGGGATAGGGTTTCCGGCCGGTTCCACCATCCACCATCGCGATGATCTCGACCTGGTGCAGCGGCAGTTGCGCGAGGTGAAGGGCGTGTCCGTGCTGCTTTATGACCAGACCTGCGCGGCCGAAAAGCGCCGCCGCCGCAAGCGCGGAACCTTTCCGGACCCCGACAAGCGCGTCATCATCAATGAGCTCGTCTGCGAAGGTTGCGGCGATTGCGGCGTCCAATCCAACTGCGCCTCGATCCAACCCGTCGAAACTGAGTTCGGCCGCAAGCGCCGCATTGACCAGTCGAGCTGCAATAAGGATTTCTCCTGCGTCAACGGCTTTTGCCCATCCTTCGTCACCGTGCATGGCGCGAAGATTCGCAAGGACGAAGGCATTGCAGGAAAATCCGATCCGCTCGAAGGCGTGCTGGAGCCACAGCTTTTTGCGCTCAATGGCGACGGCTGGTCGTCGATCATCGATGGTGTCGGCGGCACCGGCGTCGTCACAGTCGGCGCCATCCTCGGCATGGCGGCGCATCTGGAGGGCAAGGGCTGCGGCATGATCGACATGGCGGGCCTGGCGCAGAAGGGCGGGGCGGTCTTTTCACATGTCCGCATCGCAAAAACCCCTGAGGATATCCACGCCATCCGCGTCTCGGCGGGCAAGGCGGACCTCGTTCTCGGCTGCGACCTGGTCGTGTCGGGCAACAAGAAGGTGCTGGCGGCGGTGCGCGAGGGCCATACGATCTTCGTCGCCAACACCGCCGAGATCATGCCGGGCGACTTCGCGCGCTCGGCCGATTTTTCGCTGCCCGTGGAGCAGTTGAAGGAGGCCATTCGCGAGGCTGCCGGCGAAAAGGCGCATTTCTTCGACGCCACGCGCACTGCGTCGGCGCTGTTCGGCAATTCGCTCGGGGCCAACATGTTCATGCTGGGCTTTGCCTACCAGCATGGCGGGCTGCCGCTGCCGGCGGAGGCGATCGAACGCGCCATCGAACTCAATGGCGAGTCGGTCGCCATGAATATCGCAGCTTTCCGCTGGGGACGGCGCGCGGCGCATCAGCCGGATTTCGTCAAAGGAATGCTCGGCCGGCCTGGCCAGGCGGCGGAGCCCGGTATCGCACAGACGCTTGACGAGATCGTCGCGCGTCGAGTGGAGTTCCTGACCGCCTATCAGAACGCCGCCTATGCGAAGCGTTACGCCGATCGTGTCGCGGCCGTCCGCAAGGCCGAGCAGGCAGTCTTGCCGGGCTCCGCCCCGGTCGCCGAGGCCGTGGCGAAAAACCTCTTCAAACTGATGGCTATCAAGGACGAGTATGAAGTCGCCCGCCTCTACACGGACGGATCATTCCAGCGCCAACTGGCGGCGCAATTCCAGGAATACGACCGGCTGGAATTCCACCTCGCGCCCCCGATCATGGGCCGGCGCGGCGCGGACGGAAAGCCAAAGAAATCAAGTTTCGGGCCGGGGATGATGAAGGCATTCAGCCTGCTTGCGTCGCTGAAGGGCCTGCGCGGATCAGCGCTCGATCTGTTCGGCTATTCCGCCGAGCGGCGGACGGAGCGCGGCCTGCTTGCAAGCTACGAGGCCGATGTCGACCGCATCGCCCGCATCCTGACGCCAGCGAAGTTAGAGGCGGCTGCTGCCTTGGCGTCAGTCCCGGCTCTCATTCGCGGCTACGGCCACGTCAAGCAGGCCAGCGTGGAAAAGGCTGCGGGAGAGCGGGCCCGGCTTCTGGCGCGCCTTGAAAGCGCAGAGGCGAAACCGGAGCCGGAACGGCGGAACAAGCCGCTTTCTGTGGTAAGTATATCCCTGTACAATCCGACCTTAACGTAAAGATTGCCCTGGTACGCGCATGATCCTCTTTTAGGCGATTGTGGCAAAGCTTGGCTCCCGGCGAGCTCGAACAATTTGCGGCGCGCATGCGCCCTGCTTCGAGTACCGGCGGCGCGTGGCGTTCGCCATAGCCGCCATAGGCGTCGGCCTGCAGGATCGCGGACCAGGTGCCAAGATGGGCCCGTGGATGTTCGGCACGCCGGTAGCGCGAATAATGAAACAGCCCGGCGGGCGGATCGACACCGCCGAACGCGGACATAGACCCGCAGCCTGCCAGTATCGGTCTTGCCCTTGGCGAGGACCGGCACGTTTGTATCGCCGCCGTGCCATCGGTCGGCGAGGAGGACATGAGGCTCGATCGACGATGGATGGGCACGAACGCGAATGTGGCCGCGCCAACCTGGTCGGCGAGCGTCGGCAGGCTCAGCGGCACTCCTTCACGCGCAAAACACCCGGTCCTGGCGGTCTAATGGCTAAGGCCTCTCAAGTCGCCGCGATCGAGGTCGATCCGGTGATACGCCCTCCTGCATCCGTCTGCCCGGTGGCACTACGCGTGCAGGGATATCGGACGAGCTACCAACTCGACCATACGAGGCGGTCGCCTACTACGCCAGCTTCGGCTACAAGGCGAAAGCCTTCGCGAGGATTGCCGCATCCTTGGGCTCAAGCCCATCCGCATCAAACCTACACGCCAAGACCAACGCAAGGCCGGGCGCTTCATCAAGCGTGGCCTTGGGGAATAGGCCTATGCCGTCCCATGCCCGACTTCCCGTGATCGCGCCGTCGAGCTGCCTGCCTGGCTTAATGGCTAGAATAGTGGAACAGACCGCAGCCTAATCCCACAACGCCAATCAGCAGACTCGGCCTCACCGAGGACAGCCTGTTGAGGCGCCACATCTAGGCTAAGCCTGCGGCGAAGAGTGCTCTCGCGACGGGCTCGAAATGTTGCCTGGGAACGGCGTTGCCCAGTTTCGTTGCGCTGATGAGCTGATGCGCTAGGACATGATCATCGACAATAGTGAGATGTAGCGCCTGCGCCTCATAGAACATGTGCGAAGCGGCCTCGCCCTCGGCGCGGCAAACTAGGACCGGCACCCCGGTCTCACCACGAATGTAGCGAAGACCGACCAGTATCGCCTTTCCTCTGAAGATCAACGTGGCGCGATTCAACCCAAGCGGAGGCTCGCCAGCCGTCTCGTCGCGGATGCGACGCCGTTCACTCTTCAACTCTGGCGTCCCCTGCTGTTCCTTCAACTCGCGCGTCACTTCGGTCTTGGTCATGCGCATTTCGCGTAGAAACAACGAACGCTGCAACAGGAGATCGATCAGCCCGCCCACCAGAAGTGCGCCGGCGCCAATCCCCATCAGCAGTTTCGCCTCCGTAAAGACCAAGCCGAGACAGCCCATGCCGCAGACTGGCAGATAGATCACCGTCTTCCACATGCCGAAAAGCAAGATAAGAAAGGTGGTGCTGAGGACCACTACCTTAAACAGTGTCTTCCCAAGCTCGACTGCTGAACGCGCAGACACCATGCGTTTCAGCCCTTGAAAAGGGTCAATCTTCTCAAACTTGGGCTTCATAGGCTCGAGAGAGAAGACAAATCCACCATTGGCTATCAATCCCGCCAAAATTACCGCGGCGACGAGAGCTCCAAGCAGCGGGCCAACGGCCCCCAGGGTGAGTTCGATCAGCAGGACCAATGCCTGCCGGACCGCGATATCGAAAGGAAGGTTCTGCAGCTTGTCGACCAATAATAGCGCTTCCTGGCATTTGTCTTCGATCACGCTCCCTCTCAGCCAAAGGTAGCCGAACCCAGCGCAAGTGCCGGCCGCGCGGACGAAATCGGCGCTGCGCGGTATCTGCCCGTTTTTGCGCGCTTCCCTTAGCTTCGTCGGGGTGGCGGCGTGATTCTTTTCTTCACTCGTGTCGCTCATTTCAGCAACTTGCCGAACCACTCAAGCGCGCCATTCGCTTGTGCAATCTCCAGTTTCATGCCCTCGACCAGATAGGCGGTGTAGGTGACCATGATAATCGGAAAGCCGATATTCTTGAGCGTCGGGGACAGTTGGCTCGACTTGAATTGCGGCGCAAAGCGACGGAGTATCATCATTGATACATCCACCAGCAGCAGGAAGATCACTACAGGGCCGGAGACCAATAATGTCGTGCGCATAATGTGGTCGAGGAGCCCTAATAGCTCCATTGCTCCTTGCGGGCTCAATGTGGGGTGAAACCGAAAAACGGGCCAGATCAGGTAGCTGCCATAAAGAGCACTGATGACAGCCTCCATACCTCCTGATGCGACGAAGATCGTAATTGCAGTGATCCCGAGAAAAACGCCCATAGCGGAAGCCTGGCTGTTCGTCGCGGGGTCGGTCGGAGCGGACGGGCTGGTGATGCCACGTTGGTTATCGATAAACTCACCAGCCGCCTGAAGGCCCCATAGGGGGATGCCGAGCAAGGTGCCAAGTAGCACGCCGACAAAAACCTCCTTCAAACCGAGCAGAGTTACATGGATTAGAACCGTTTCAGGATCCAGCGCGTGCAGCCCGTCGCTCACCTGTGCCAAGCACGGCAGTCCGAAGGCAACAGCCAGGCAGCTGCGGATCAGCCCACCGACCTGAGATCGTGTAAATACAGGAAGTACCAGCATAATGCCTATCGCGCGGGCTGCGCCAAGACTGGCCACAACGACGAGCTCGAGAGCCGCATGGATCAGGATTTGAATCTCGCCCGATGACGCATACATGGCGGAGGCTAGTAGCTTGGTGTCATTGCGGGAAACTCAGTAAAGATCTGGTCGGCAAGCTCTATGAGTGGGGCGCTCAGCACAGGGGCAAACAGGCCAATTACCGCGACAACGACCAGAAGCTTCACCGTCAGCGGCAAGCTTTCATCCTGAATCTGCGTTGCCGCCTGGATGATGCCAATGCCCAGGCCAACAACCACCGATGCAATGAGCGGCGGCAGAATCCAGATCATGAAAACCATCAAAGATTGGCTCATAAGTGTGACAATAGTCGATTCAGTAATAGTTAACCTCCCGGTATCGTGTAACTCAACACAAGTCCGTGCATCAATCTCGACCAACCATCAATAGCGACGAACAAAAATAGTTTGAAAGGTACAGATATAACCGTCGGGGATACCATTGACATGCCCATCGCCATCAAGATTGTCGTTACGATAAGATCGATGACGATAAAGGGCAGATAAAGGAGAAAGCCGATTTCGAATGCACGCTTGAGTTCTGAAATTAGAAAAGATGGTACGAGAATGGCAAAATCATCAGGTGTGGCTTTGGCGCGCATTTCCTCTGGCCAGACTTTTTCAGTCGAGGAAAGGAAAAATCGCCGCTGCTCTTCGTTCGTGAACTTCTTGAGATGATCGCGCAAGGGTTCACTTCCTTCGTGGGCGGCGTTTATCCAGTCATCGATCGTCTGATAACGCAGTTTCGGATCCGTGAGGCGATCATAGGTCTGTTCAATAACAGGCGCGCTAACGAACATGGTGAGGATCAATGCCGCGGCGTATAGTACCACGTTCGGTGGTATCGTCTGGGTCCCGAGCGCATTGCGGACGAGGAATAGAACAACCGATACCTTTACGAACGCCGTGGTCGTGGCGACTGCTAAAACCAGCAGCCCGAGTCCGGCGGTAACCGCAAGAAGCGTCAGGACGGCCGGCTGAATCTCAGTCATTGCATGCCAATCTGCCGCAGAGTCTGATGCCCAGCTCATCTCCGATGCGCACAATGTCGCCACGCCCGATACGCCGACCATTAGCAACTATGTCGACTGGACCATCGATCGGCCGACCAAGTTCGAAAACATGCCCTTCGCCGGCACTCCTCAATTCTCCTAGAGGGATAGGCCAGCGGCCGCATTCAAAGACAAGCACGATCTCGATTTCGTCGAGATCGGCTTCCGACGGCCCTAGTTGAGATTCGGGTTGTTTCATATGCGCATTCTCCAACGGGCACGATCGCGGGCGGAAAGGCGCCCGCAGGATTAGGTGGTCGCCCTCATGATCTGCCTCGGTCCATAACTGACCCACTGATAGGGTGATCTGGCCACGGCCGAACGGCGCGATGTCTGGTATCAGAGCATCACCGGCACATGCTCTTCGAAGAAGCGCCGCCGGAACGCGAAGCGTGCCGATCTCTCCTGCAACTATGACCGGAAGCTCTGTGGAAAGCCCGCGCGGCTGTCGTGGCACCTGCCCAATCAGTACGCCCAAAGCGCGGAACGCAGACGGCACCAAGCCATCAAGAGGCGAGAACAGGCACAGACGACCCTTGCCACTGACGGGACCGAAGACGATATCCAGCTCGAGATAAGGTGCCGGTGTCATGGCTTCACGCACGCAAAGGAGGTGCACGCTCCGCTGTGTCCTATGCTCCAGGCGAGCTATCAGCGGCTCGAGTGCAAGTTCGAGAATGAGCGAAGCAGTTGGCTCGGAAGGGAAAGCAAGGCCACTCTGCACTGTCGAGACGAGCGCCTCTACAAGCGGTCGGGACAGCGACAAGACGACCGTTTCACCTCCCACCCGCCAAATGCAGTCAAGCATCGGAATGGCAGTAGGTTCCTGCTGCCACACAACTCCGCCCATCCGCAGCGATAGCGACTTGTCGCCGATCCGGCTCTGAAACGGCGTGCGGGAAGTCGCTATATCATTGAGCCACGAGGCGACCTCGTGGGACAGTGTTAGCGCTGGTTCGAGCATAGCGGGTCTGACCACAGTGGTTACCAAAGCGGCTCTAAACTGCACGAGCGCGTCATTCACAGAACCTGCGGTTATCGGATCTGGCTGCGCGACATCTGGGCGAGAGAAACCCTCCCATACCGAAGCAACATTTCATCGTCGGCCTCTATCTCGCCTGCGGCATCCGACTGAATATCGACGGCGCGCCTGACGTCATCGTCGATTTGTTGCCATTTGTGCGTTGCCGCCGAACATCTGACCCATAGCTCCCTCTTCTCAGATGCCGCTATCTCGGCCTTTTCTTGAGCAAGGCGTGCATCATCAAGCATCTGGCGTTTGAAAGCGATCTCAGCCGCAAGCCGCTCAATACAAAGGTCGTGACGGTCGAGTGCTGCGCTGGACAAGCTGTCGAGCGTCATCAGCTCTTGGTAGAGCGCTGCTTCGGCCGAAGCGCAATGTTGCTGTGCGATTGCAAGCCCCTGCGAGGCATTGTGTACTGCTAAGGTGGCCATATGGCGCTCGGTTTCCTTCCTGGACAGCTCCCTACGGGCACCACGCTCTTGCATTTCCTTCAGGAGCCGTAACCTCGAGGCCTGAACACGATTCACGCGGTCAGACGCGACATCCATGCGACCGTCTCCTCGAAATGCGACGCCTCGCCTTCGGTCTGGCACAAAAATTCCCTCAGCTCGCCAATCGACGCGACAGCCCGGTCAGTTAGGGGGTCGCCGCCTTGCTTGTATTCGCCGACATTGATCAAAAACTCGTTCTCGGCATAGCGCGACAGGAGATCGCGGAAGAAGGATGCTGCCTTGCGATGTGTCCCAGAAACGACCGCATCCATCACGCGGCTGCGACTCTGCAGCACATCGATAGCGGGGAAATGCGATCGCGCCGCGATAGCGCGTGAGAGGACGACATGGCCATCGAGAATGCCGCGCGATTCCTCGGCGATTGGATCACCTGTGCCATCACCTTCGACAAGCACAGTGTAGAAGGCCGTGATCGAGCCGCGCTCACCCATGCCGGCCCGCTCCAGCAGGCCTGGCAGCATGCCAAACACGGAAGGAGGAAAGCCCCGTCGGGTCGGCGGCTCACCAGCAGCGAGGCCTATTTCTCGCATGGCGCGGCAGAAGCGCGTCAGCGAGTCCATCATGAGAGCGACGCGTAGTCCCTGTTCGCGAAAATATTCGGCGAGCGCAGTCGCCATAGGAGCACATTGCGCCCGCTCCACTGCTGAGCGGTCGGACGTTTCAACGACAACGACCGTACGGCGCAGGCCGGCCTCCCCAAGATGCCGCTCGATGAATTCACGAACTTCACGTCCGCGTTCGCCTATGAGGGCGACAATGACAACGTCAGCGGCGGCACCTTTTACGATCTGCGACAATAACGTCGACTTGCCA is a window encoding:
- a CDS encoding indolepyruvate ferredoxin oxidoreductase family protein, whose product is MTRHDVALDDKFDLSKERIFLSGAQAVVRMLLMQRERDRRAGLNTAGFVSGYRGSPLGGLDLQLWKAKRQLADASIVFQPGLNEELAATACWGTQQTELLGEGKYDGVFSIWYGKGPGVDRSGDVFRHANLAGSSRYGGVLALMGDDHMAESSSNAHATEFVFVDTMIPILNPAGVQELIEYGLYGYAMSRFAGTWAAIKCVKDNIESTASVDASLDRLNIIIPEFDMPPSGLNIRHELDQLGQEARLHEHKRAAAAAFIKANDLNRIVYSGGRNPKIGIITIGKSYLDVRQALEDIGVDEARANQLGVRLFKIGCPWPLDFEHIADFVRGLEKVIVVEEKRSLIEVQLRESLYNTAMQPMVIGKKDERGGWLFPAKGSLDPNDIAIALGERIVETIGPSEEISARVARLKQFQAMLADKKDIGARTPFFCSGCPHNSSTKVPEGSIATAGIGCHFMALWMDRSTVGFTAMGGEGAQWVGQAPFSTREHIFQNLGDGTYNHSGSLALRFALASGANITYKILYNDAVAMTGGQPLEGNLTVDMIASQVHAEGVERIAIVTDEPRKYAAAGIGFPAGSTIHHRDDLDLVQRQLREVKGVSVLLYDQTCAAEKRRRRKRGTFPDPDKRVIINELVCEGCGDCGVQSNCASIQPVETEFGRKRRIDQSSCNKDFSCVNGFCPSFVTVHGAKIRKDEGIAGKSDPLEGVLEPQLFALNGDGWSSIIDGVGGTGVVTVGAILGMAAHLEGKGCGMIDMAGLAQKGGAVFSHVRIAKTPEDIHAIRVSAGKADLVLGCDLVVSGNKKVLAAVREGHTIFVANTAEIMPGDFARSADFSLPVEQLKEAIREAAGEKAHFFDATRTASALFGNSLGANMFMLGFAYQHGGLPLPAEAIERAIELNGESVAMNIAAFRWGRRAAHQPDFVKGMLGRPGQAAEPGIAQTLDEIVARRVEFLTAYQNAAYAKRYADRVAAVRKAEQAVLPGSAPVAEAVAKNLFKLMAIKDEYEVARLYTDGSFQRQLAAQFQEYDRLEFHLAPPIMGRRGADGKPKKSSFGPGMMKAFSLLASLKGLRGSALDLFGYSAERRTERGLLASYEADVDRIARILTPAKLEAAAALASVPALIRGYGHVKQASVEKAAGERARLLARLESAEAKPEPERRNKPLSVVSISLYNPTLT
- a CDS encoding EscU/YscU/HrcU family type III secretion system export apparatus switch protein; its protein translation is MSDTSEEKNHAATPTKLREARKNGQIPRSADFVRAAGTCAGFGYLWLRGSVIEDKCQEALLLVDKLQNLPFDIAVRQALVLLIELTLGAVGPLLGALVAAVILAGLIANGGFVFSLEPMKPKFEKIDPFQGLKRMVSARSAVELGKTLFKVVVLSTTFLILLFGMWKTVIYLPVCGMGCLGLVFTEAKLLMGIGAGALLVGGLIDLLLQRSLFLREMRMTKTEVTRELKEQQGTPELKSERRRIRDETAGEPPLGLNRATLIFRGKAILVGLRYIRGETGVPVLVCRAEGEAASHMFYEAQALHLTIVDDHVLAHQLISATKLGNAVPRQHFEPVARALFAAGLA
- the sctT gene encoding type III secretion system export apparatus subunit SctT; amino-acid sequence: MYASSGEIQILIHAALELVVVASLGAARAIGIMLVLPVFTRSQVGGLIRSCLAVAFGLPCLAQVSDGLHALDPETVLIHVTLLGLKEVFVGVLLGTLLGIPLWGLQAAGEFIDNQRGITSPSAPTDPATNSQASAMGVFLGITAITIFVASGGMEAVISALYGSYLIWPVFRFHPTLSPQGAMELLGLLDHIMRTTLLVSGPVVIFLLLVDVSMMILRRFAPQFKSSQLSPTLKNIGFPIIMVTYTAYLVEGMKLEIAQANGALEWFGKLLK
- a CDS encoding EscS/YscS/HrcS family type III secretion system export apparatus protein, whose translation is MSQSLMVFMIWILPPLIASVVVGLGIGIIQAATQIQDESLPLTVKLLVVVAVIGLFAPVLSAPLIELADQIFTEFPAMTPSY
- the sctR gene encoding type III secretion system export apparatus subunit SctR, giving the protein MTEIQPAVLTLLAVTAGLGLLVLAVATTTAFVKVSVVLFLVRNALGTQTIPPNVVLYAAALILTMFVSAPVIEQTYDRLTDPKLRYQTIDDWINAAHEGSEPLRDHLKKFTNEEQRRFFLSSTEKVWPEEMRAKATPDDFAILVPSFLISELKRAFEIGFLLYLPFIVIDLIVTTILMAMGMSMVSPTVISVPFKLFLFVAIDGWSRLMHGLVLSYTIPGG
- the sctQ gene encoding type III secretion system cytoplasmic ring protein SctQ, with the protein product MQFRAALVTTVVRPAMLEPALTLSHEVASWLNDIATSRTPFQSRIGDKSLSLRMGGVVWQQEPTAIPMLDCIWRVGGETVVLSLSRPLVEALVSTVQSGLAFPSEPTASLILELALEPLIARLEHRTQRSVHLLCVREAMTPAPYLELDIVFGPVSGKGRLCLFSPLDGLVPSAFRALGVLIGQVPRQPRGLSTELPVIVAGEIGTLRVPAALLRRACAGDALIPDIAPFGRGQITLSVGQLWTEADHEGDHLILRAPFRPRSCPLENAHMKQPESQLGPSEADLDEIEIVLVFECGRWPIPLGELRSAGEGHVFELGRPIDGPVDIVANGRRIGRGDIVRIGDELGIRLCGRLACND
- the sctN gene encoding type III secretion system ATPase SctN, with product MTTPVPEHNNFAGIRAPDPAISSLRSAAKQIDTRVVRGRITRAIGTLVHAVLPDTRIGELCLLQDPRTGLSLEAEVIGLLDDGVLLTPIGDLVGLSSRTEVVATGRMREVPVGPDLLGRVIDSRCRPLDGKGEVKTAETRPLRGRAPNPMTRRIVERPFPLGVRALDGLLTCGEGQRIGIYGEPGCGKSTLLSQIVKGAAADVVIVALIGERGREVREFIERHLGEAGLRRTVVVVETSDRSAVERAQCAPMATALAEYFREQGLRVALMMDSLTRFCRAMREIGLAAGEPPTRRGFPPSVFGMLPGLLERAGMGERGSITAFYTVLVEGDGTGDPIAEESRGILDGHVVLSRAIAARSHFPAIDVLQSRSRVMDAVVSGTHRKAASFFRDLLSRYAENEFLINVGEYKQGGDPLTDRAVASIGELREFLCQTEGEASHFEETVAWMSRLTA